Within Thermococcus celer Vu 13 = JCM 8558, the genomic segment GTCTCGAACTCGATCCCGGAAGAAACGTTCTCCAGCTCCTCCACGAGCTCCGGGATTCTATCGAAGACGTTGCCGCAGAGCTCGCAGGTTTCGGGTTTCTCAAAGGGGGGCAACCCCTTAGCGGAGCGTTCCATGTTGAGGACGAAGCGTATCGCCTTCCCCCTCTCCCCGTTCGTGCCCCTTCCCAGTTTGGCGAAGAGCCTCCCCAGACAGTGGTCGCAGAGGTTGTTAGACTCCAGGATCTTCCCGGCGGTTTCGATTATCATTCCCACACCCCGCGAGTTCATCCGCAGGATTTATATCCCCCAATTCAGACCTTCCCGCGATGATGACTCGAAGGGCGAGGATAATAAAGCTTTTGGAGGAGAGGGACTACTCCCCGGCCGAGCTCTCCATGGCCCTCGGGCTGAGGGGAAGGGGGGCGAAGAAGGTAATCCTCGAGGACCTCAGGGCGATTCAGAGAACGCTAAAGCGCGAGGGAAAGGTGCTCCTCATAAAGCCGGCCGAGTGCAGGAAGTGCGGCTTCGTCTTTAAGCCCGAAATTAAAATCCCAACGCGCTGTCCGAGGTGCAAGTCGGAGTGGATAGAGGAGCCGAGGTTTAAGATAGAGGTCAGGTAATTGTCATTTAGACAAGAATCACGTGGAATTTCGGCCTGATTTCGTCGTTCATCCAGCCCGAAGGTTTATATTGAGGCGTTCACACTATTCCCGGAGGGAGGGCCATGCGCAAAGTTGAGAGGTTTATGAGGGAAAGAAACCTCGAGGTCGGAGACTACGTCCGGATAATTGAAAAGGAGAACGGAAATGTGAGCGTTTACGAGGGTATCGTAATGAACCCCTACGAGCTCTCCAGCGGCGAGACGCTCACGCTGAAGCTTGACAACGGTTACAACATCGGGATACTTGTCGACCAGATAGCGTCCGTCGAGATCCTGAAGAAGGCCGCCCCCAGGGGGGAGGTGGAGTTCGAGGAGGTCTTTCCGAAGAGGCCGAACCTCCCGAACGTCGCGATAATTGGAACCGGGGGGACCATAGCGAGCAGGATTGACTACAAAACCGGTGCGGTTCACGCGGCCTTCACGGCCGAGGAGCTCGCCAAGGCCGTTCCGGAGATATTCGATATAGCGAACGTAACGCCGAAGCTCCTCTTCAACATCATGAGCGAGGACATGCGGCCGGAGTACTGGGCCAGGATAGCCCACGAAGTGGCTAAAATGCTCAACGGCGGCGAGGACGGGGTTGTGATAGCTCACGGGACGGACACGATGGCCTACACTGCCTCGGCACTTGCCTTCATGCTCCGCGACCTCGGAAAGCCGGTCATCCTCGTCGGCTCCCAGAGGAGTTCCGACAGGCCGAGCAGTGACGCGGCCATGAACCTCATCTGCTCGGTCAAGATGGCGACCGCCGATTTCGGAGAGGTTGCCATAGTGATGCACGGCGAGACCGGCGACACCTACTGCCTTGCCCACCGCGGAACGAAGGCGAGGAAGATGCACACGAGCAGGAGGGACGCCTTCAGGAGCATAAACGACGTTCCCATAGCGAGGATATGGCCGAAAGGTGAGATCGAGTTCCTGAGGGACGATTACAGGAGGAGAACCGGCGATGAGGTCTGGGTGGACGACAAAATGGAGGAGAGGGTCGCCCTCGTCAAGGCCTTCCCGGGGATTCAGCCCGAGGTCATCGACTTCTTCGTCGATAATGGTTACAGGGGACTCGTCATAGAGGGCACTGGACTGGGTCACGTGCCGAATTACCTCATAGACTCAATAAAACGGGCCACGGAGGAGGGCGTCGCCGTCTGCATGACGAGCCAGTGCCTCTACGGTCGCGTTAACCTCAACGTTTACTCCACGGGGAGGAGGCTCCTGAAGGCGGGAGTGATACCCTGCGAGGACATGCTACCCGAGACCGCCTACGTTAAGCTGATGTGGGTCCTCGGACACACGGATGACCCGGAGGAAGTGCGCGGGATGATGCTGACGAACTACGCGGGCGAGATAACCCCCTACACAAGGTTTGACACCTTCCTGAGGTGATGACGGTGGCGTACGATTACAAAAAACTCGGACTCAAAGTTGGGCTTGAGATACACAGGCAGCTGAACACGAAGAAGCTCTTCTCACCCGTTCCGAGCGAGCTGAGCGACGAGGTTCACTTCACCTTCAGGAGGAGGTTAAGGCCGACGATAAGCGAGCTCGGGGAGATAGACCCCGCGGCGCTCGAGGAGTTCAAGAAGGGGAAGAGCTACATCTACGAGGGGAACTACGAGCTCACGGACCTCGTTTACATGGACGAGGAGCCACCCCACGCCCCCGACGAGGAGGCCCTTCGCGTCTCCCTCCAGATAAGCTACCTCCTCAACGCAACTCCCGTCGACGAGGTTCACTTCATGCGCAAGATAGTCATAGACGGCTCCAACGTCTCGGGCTTCCAGAGGACGGCGATAGTGGCCATGAACGGAAGGGTCGATACGCCATGGGGGAGCGTTGGCATACCCACGATATGCCTCGAGGAGGACGCGTGCAGGATCGTCGAGCGGAAGGAGAGGGAAGTAATCTACCGCCTCGACCGCCTCGGAATCCCGCTGGTGGAGATATCGACGACCCCCGATATACACCACCCGGAGCAGGCGAGGGCCGTCGCGAAGTACATCGGCGACGCTCTGAGGGCTACGAGGAAGGTGAAGCGCGGCCTCGGAACCATCAGGCAGGACCTCAACGTCTCGATCAAGGGCGGGGCGAGGGTCGAGATAAAGGGAGTTCAGGAGCTTGACATGATTCCCCTTATCATCGAGCGTGAGGTTCAGAGGCAGCTGAGTCTCCTTGAGATCAGGGACGAGCTGAGGAGAAGGGGCGTTAAAGCCGGAGATCTGAAGGAGGAGTTCCACGACGTCACGGAGGTCTTCAAAGAGACCGGCTCGAAGATAGTGGCGAGGGCGATAAAGAAGGGTGGAAAGGTCCTCGCCGTCAGGCTTCCGGGGTTCAGGGGACTCATCGGGAAGGAGATACAGCCCGGCAGGAGACTCGGCACGGAGATGGCCGACAGGGCCAGGAAGTACGTGGGAGGTATCTTCCACATCGATGAATTACCGAATTATGGAATCACCGAATTAGAGGTTAACGCCCTTATTGAAAAACTTAACCTCGGCGAAGAAGACGCCTTCGTCCTCGTGGCCGCGGAGGAGGAGACTGCCAGGAAGGCCCTCAAAGAGGTTCTCCGGAGGGCAAAGGAAGCGCTTGATGGCGTCCCGGAGGAGACGAGGAGGGCCCTGCCCGACGGAAACACCCAGTACATGCGTCCGCTCCCTGGGAAGGCCAGGATGTACCCGGAGACGGACATACCGCCGATACTCGTAACCCCTGAGATGAAGGAGGAGATACTGAAGAGCCTGCCGGAGCTCCCGCAGGAGCGCGTTGAGCGCTACGTGAAGGAGTACGGGATAGACAGGAGCCTGGCCGAGACCCTCGTCAACGACGAGCGCGATGAGTTGTTCGAGGAGCTCATTGCGAAGGGCGTCAAACCGTCCCTCGCCGCCTCGATCCTCGTCGTAGTCCTCAAGGGCCTCAAGAAGGAGGTTCCCATCGAGAAAATCAGCGATGAGCACATCAGGGAGGCCTTCGACCTCTACCTCGGCGGGAAGATAGCCAAGGAGGCCTTCGAGGAGATATTCAGGGAGCTCGCACTGAACCCGGAGAAGAGCGCCGCCCGGGTGGCCGAGGAGAGGGGTCTAACGCTCCTGGACGAGGAGGAGGTAGAGAGGATAATAGACGAGGTGGTCCGGGCGAACATCGATGTCATAAAGGCAAAGGGAATGGGAGCCATGGGCATGGTGATGGGCAGGGCCATGGCGAGGCTCCGCGGAAGGGCGGACGGAAAGCTCGTCAGCTCGCTCGTGAGGAGGAAGATTCAGGAGATAGCCTCCTGAGCCCCTTCTTTTCTTTGAACCTGACCTTCAAGGGGTGGAAGAAAGACGGGTTGAGGGAGCTCCTCAGACTCATCGGGGAGGGAAAGGTGAGCGGTGTGAGGCACAAACACCGCTCGGCCCTTAATTTCTTGATAAGCATTGCGGGTGGGTTCTTCCTCTCGGTGGCTACCTGATGGGATCCCTACTTACCGTGGCCTTCGCCGTGCTCCTCTACCTGATCCTCGATTACCCGTTCTCCCTGCTCTACTTCAGGGGCGTGAAGGTCGTTTCAAGTCCTAAGAAGGAGAGGAAGGGGTTTAGGGGTTAAAAACAAGAACCGGAACTAACGCCCCAGCGCCGCGTGGGCCTTGGCCAGGTGCTTGGCCGCTATCGCCGCTAAAAGCGAGAGCTCCCCCGCCAGAACCGCACCCGCCACTATCTCCGCGAACTTCCTGGCGTTCGTTCCCGGTGGATCCCCGCCACCGGCGACGCCCATTATGCTGAGTGCTTCCCTCTGCGTTGGAACCCGCGTTCCACCTCCCACCGTCCCTATCTCGAGGCTCGGCATGGTGACGCTGATGTAGAGGTCCCCCTCGGGGGTAACCTCGGCGAGGGTTATCCCGTGCGAGCCCTCCGTGATCTGCGCCTCGTCCTGACCCGTGGCGAGGAAGATGGCGCCGACTACGTTCCCGAAGTGGGCGTTGAAGCCGTAGCTTCCGGCCTGGGCCGAACCAACGAGGTTCTTCCTGTAGTTGACCTCCGCTATCAGCTCAGGCGTCGTCTTCAGCTTCTCCTCAACTATCTCCCTCGGAATCACGGCCTCGGCGATGATGCTCTTTCCCCTTCCGTTGATGAAGTTCATGGCGTTGGGCTTCTTGTCGACGCAGAGGTTGCCGGAGAGCGCGAGGTACTTAACGTCCGGGAACTCCTCCTCGATGACCTTCATTATCTCCTCGCTCGAGATGGTTACCATGTTCATGCCCATCGCGTCCCCCGTCTCGAACTCGAAGCGCAGGTAGAGGTTGTTGCCGACGATGTAGGGCTTGACGCCCCTGAGCTTCCCATGTCTCGTCACTTTTCTAACGGCCTTCTCCTGGAGGTAGTCGAGGTTGGCTTTGACCCACTCCGCGACCTCCCTCGCCCTCCTCGCGTCGGGGCACTTGAGGAGAGGTGCGCGGGTCATCTTGTCGTCTATGAGGGTTGTCTTAACGCCCCCTGCCGCCGTTAAAGCTGAGCAGCCACGGTTGACGCTCGCGACGAGCGCCCCCTCCGTGGTCGCGAGGGGAACGTAGAACTCGCCCTTCGCGTACTCCCCGTTGATCCTGAGCGGGCCCGCGACGCCCATGGGTATCTGGACGACGCCTATCATGTTCTCGATGTTCTTGCCTATCAGCCTGTTCGGGTCGATGGAGTAGTGGCCGATGTTCTCGAGGCTCACGCCGAGCTTCTTCTCGAGCGCTTTCCTCCTTATTTCAGTGGCGAGTTTTTTGTCGCCGTTAGTGTACTTCTCGACCTGATGGAGCTTTATCTCCCCGTTCGCTACCTTATCCACGATCTCTTCCACGTTCATGGAAACACCCCCAAAATCAGCCGAATATCCACCCCTCGAGTACCTCCCCCGCTTCCTGAAACGCCATGGCCGCGTCGCTCTTCGGGGCGTACTTGATTATGGGGATCCCCGCGTTGATGGACTCGGGGACCCTGTAATCGAAGGGAACCCATCCGATGACCGGAACGTCCAGGTCATCCTCCACGGCGTTCGCTATTTTTTCAACGACGTCCGCGGACTCCCTAACCTTGTTCAGCACGACGCCGATGTTGAGGTTGTACCTCTCACCCAGGACCTTCAGCTTTTCGATCTCGTTTTCCACCATCGTCTCGAAGGAGTATATCGGTGAGCGCTCGATTTCAACAACTATGAGCTGGTAATTTGCAATCTCAAACGTCGGGAGGGTGTCGAAGGGTATTCCCGTTGGGGAATCCACGAAGATGATCCCGAATTTGTATTTAAGCCCCTCCAGCAGGTCGACGAGCTTTTTGGGGGATATACCGAGAACGTCCTGGAGTCTGGTACTGCCCGGCATGACGTGGACTCCCGTCTCGGGGTGTTTATATATGGCCCACTCGGGATCGATGTCGGGGTTCTTCAGAACGGAGTGGAGGGTGTACTTCACGGTGTCAAGGCCGAAGTGGAAGCCAAGATTCGGCAGGTACAGGTCCCCATCGACCGTCAGAACCCTGTACTCCCTCATCGCAAGGTACGTGCTGAGGTTCGCCGTTGTGGTCGTCTTTCCGGCGCCGCCCCTCCCCGTCACCACTATCACTGCCATCGCTGAACCACCTTACCTGTTTAAGTGCTCAAAAGGAGATATAAGGTTTCCGATGGATACGGGAAGTTTCGGCACATTAAAATCACAAAAGGTTTATATCGTCCTCGTTTAGATAAGCATTGTAAGGTTAAGGAGATGATCCCCATGGCCGAGAAGATGCCGGCAATTATGAAGACCAAACCGGCCTACGGTGCCGAGCTCGTTGAGGTTGATGTTCCGAAGCCCGGGCCCGGTGAGGTTCTCATCAAGGTCCTCGCAACCAGCATATGCGGAACCGACCTTCATATCTACGAGTGGAACGACTGGGCCAAGAGCAGAATAAAGCCCCCTCAGATAATGGGTCACGAAGTTGCAGGGGAGGTCATCGAAGTCGGTCCCGGTGTCGATACGGTTGAGGTCGGTGATCACATAAGCGCCGAGACCCACATCGTCTGCGGCAAGTGCTACGCCTGCAGGCACAACCGCTACCACGTCTGCCAGAACACGAAGATATTCGGCGTCGACATGGACGGTGTCTTCGCCGAGTACGCCATAGTTCCCGCCCAGAACGCCTGGAAGAACCCCAAAGATATGAAGCCCGAGTACGCCACCCTCCAGGAGCCCCTCGGCAACGCGGTCGATACCGTCCTGGCAGGTCCGATAGCCGGGAGAAGCACCCTCATAACCGGCGCAGGCCCGCTCGGACTCCTCGGCATAGCGGTCGCCAAGGCCTCCGGCGCTTACCCCGTCATCGTTAGCGAACCGAGCGAGTTCAGAAGGGAGCTGGCGAAGAAGGTCGGTGCGGACTACGTCGTCAACCCCTTCGAGGAGGACCCGGTCAAGTTCGTGATGGACGTCACCGATGGTGCCGGTGTCGAGGTGTTCCTCGAGTTCAGCGGCGCGCCGAAGGCCCTGGAGCAGGGACTCAAGGCCACGACCCCCGGCGGAAGGGTTTCCCTGCTCGGACTCTACCCGCGCGACGTCACCCTCGACATGAACAACCTCGTGATATTCAAGGCCCTTGAGGTCCACGGCATAACCGGACGGCACCTCTGGGAGACCTGGTACACCGTCTCGAGCCTCATCCAGAGTGGCAAGCTCAACCTCGACCCGGTAATCACCCACAGGTACAAAGGCTTCGACAGATTTGAGGAAGCCTTCGAGCTCATGCGCGCCGGCAAGACAGGGAAGGTCGTCTTCTTCCCGCACAAGCGTTGATCAATTCCTTTCCCTTTTCCACCACAATTTTTAAGTAACTCTTCTCGAACTCACCCCGGGAGGTGACCCCATGGAGCTGAGCTATCAGGAGAAACTCACGCTCATAAAGCTCAACGAGGTTAAGAAGGCTAAATTCGAGGAGCTCGTCGAGAGAACCGGCCTCGACCAGGTGGCGGTAATGCGCTCCGTCCTCGGCCTCCAGAGCAGGGGACTCGCGAAACTCCACGAGAGGAGCGAGAAGGTGGCGAAGATAACGGAGACGGGCGAGAGGTACGTTAGGATTGGCCTTCCGGAGAGGAGGGCCCTGGCCGTTCTAAGGGAGAAGGGAAGGGTAACGCTCGACGACCTCAGGGGGGTTCTCGATGAGAACGAGCTCAAGCCGATAGTCGGCCTCCTGAGGAGGGAAGGCTGGGCCTCAGTAAAGAAGGAGAACGGGAAGCTCGTCCTTGAGATCACGGAGAGGGGGAAGAAAGCCGGGGAGAGACCGATAGACAGGGCTTTGGAGCTCCTCGCAGAGAAAAAGGTCGTCCCCCTGGGCGAGGTCGAGAAGCTCGTCCCGATCAAGGAGCTCAAGAGGAGGAAGGTGGCGGAAGAAGATATCTCAACGGAGAGGGTCGTTGAGATAACCCCCGCCGGAGAGGAGCTCACGAGAAGGGGCATAGAGCTGAGGGAGGAGGTATCGAACCTAACTCCAGAGCTCATAAAGTCCGGTAGGTGGAGGGAGGTCGAGTTCAAGCGCTTCAACATCCACGCCCCGGTCAGGAGGGTGTACCCCGGCAAGAAACAGCCCTACAGGGCCTTCCTCGACAAGCTGAGGAGAAGGCTAATCGAGATGGGCTTCATAGAGATGACCTCCGAGAGCCTCATCGAGACCCAGTTCTGGAACTTCGACGCCCTCTTCCAGCCCCAGAACCACCCGGCGAGGGACTGGACGGACACATACCAGCTTAGGTACCCGAAGAGCGGCAGTCTTCCGGCGGAGGAGCTCGTCGAGAGGGTGAGGAAGGCCCACGAGCACGGTCTGGCAGGTTCGCGCGGGTGGGGCTACGTCTGGTCTCCGGAGAGGGCGATGCTGCTGATGCCCCGCGCCCACGGAACCGCCCTCGATGCGAGACAGCTCGCGGCTGGCGTTGAGATCCCCGGGAAGTACTTCACGATTCAGCGCGTCTTCAGGCCCGACGTCCTGGACAGGACCCACCTCATAGAGTTCAACCAGATAGACGGCTTCGTAGTCGGCGAAAACTTAAACTTCAGGCATCTCCTTGGGATACTCAAGCGCTTCGCCGTCGAGATAGCGGGAGCGAAGAGGGTCAAGTTCCTGCCCGACTACTACCCCTTCACGGAGCCGAGCGTCCAGATGAGCGCCTACCATCCGGAACTCGGCTGGGTGGAGTTCGGTGGAGCGGGAATCTTCCGCGAGGAGATGACGAGGGCCCTCGGAATAGACGTCCCTGTGATAGCGTGGGGCATAGGGATAGACAGGCTGGCGATGTTCAAGCTCGGGATAGACGACATAAGGTACCTGTTCAGCTACGACCTGCGGTGGCTGAGGGAGGCAAGGCTCGTCTGGTGAGGTGGTAAGATGCCGAAGTTCGACGTTTCGAAGGCCGACCTTGAAAGGCTCATCGGGAAGGAGTTCAGCGTGGAGGAGTGGGAGGACCTCTTCCTCTACGCCAAGTGCGAGATGGACGACGTCAGGGAGGAGAACGGTGAGGTCTACTTCAAGGCCGACTCCAAGGACACGAACAGGCCCGACCTCTGGAGCGCCGAGGGGATTGCGAGGCAGATAAGGTTCGCCCTCGGGCTGGAGAGGGGACTTCCCGAATACAGGGTCGAGAAGAGCGACGTCACGGTTTACGTTGACGGGAAGCTGAAGGACATCAGGCCCTACGGTGTCTACGCCGTGGTGGAGGGGCTGAACCTCGACGATGAAGCGCTGAGGCAGATGATAAACCTGCAGGAGAAGGTCGCCCTGACCTTCGGGAGAAGGAGGAAGGAGGTGGCGATAGGCATCTTCGACTTCGACCGCGTGAAACCGCCGATACACTACCGCGCCGCCGAGAAGACCGAGAGGTTCGTTCCGCTGGGTTTCGATGAGGAGATGACGCTGGAGGAGATCTTAGAGAGGCACGAGAAGGGGAGGGAGTACGGCCACCTCATCAGGGACAAACCCTACTACCCGCTCCTCGTCGACAGCGAGGGCAAGGTCCTCTCGATGCCGCCGATAATAAACTCCGAGGTAACGGGAAGGGTAACGACCGAAACAAAAAACGTGTTCGTCGACGTCACCGGCTGGGACCTTAACAGGGTGATGCTGGCCCTGAACGTCGTCGTAACCGCTCTGGCGGAGCGCGGCGGGAGGATACGGAGCGTCAGGGTGGTTTACCCCGACTTCGAGGTGGAGACACCTGACTTAACGCCAAAGCCCTTCGAGGTCGACCTCGACTACGTCAGAAAGCTGAGCGGTCTTGATCTGAGCGACGGAGAGATCAAGGAGCTCCTCGAGCGCATGATGTACAGGGTCGAGCTCGTCGATGGAAAGGCGAAACTCCTCTACCCGGCCTTCCGCGACGACATAATGCACGCGAGGGACGTTCTCGAGGACGTCCTCATCGCCTACGGCTACAACGAGATAGAGCCTGAGGAACCTGAGTTAGCCGTTCAGGGGAGAGGGGACAAGTTCATAGAGTTCCAGGACGCGGTCAGGGAGCTGATGGTGGGGTTCGGCCTGCAGGAGGTCACCACCTTCAACCTCACCAACAGGGATGCCCAGTACGGGAGGATGCGTCTCGAAAGCGGCGTGGATTATTCAAACCACCCGCCGGCGGAGCTCGTCGAGATAGAGAACCCGATAAGCCCCAAGTGGTCGGCCTTAAGGGCGTGGCTGATCCCAAGTCTGCTGGACTTCCTGAGCCAGAACACCCACGAGGAGTACCCCCAGAGGATCTTCGAGGTGGGAACCGTCACGCTCATAGACGAGAGCAGGGAGACCAGGACGGTCAGCGAGGGCAAGCTTGCGGTGGCCCTCGCCCACCCGCGCGTGACCTTCACCGAGGTCAAGGAGGTGCTGGAGGGCACGATGCGCCATCTCGGGTTCGAGTACGGGCTCAAAGAGATGGATCACCCGAGCTTCATCCCGGGCAGAACCGGGTTAATCATCGTAAACGGAGAAGAGGTGGGCATCATAGGGGAGATCCACCCCGGGGTGCTGGAGAACTGGGGGATCGAGATGCCCGTGGCGGTCTTTGAGCTGTTCTTAAGGCCGCTCTACCGGGAGCCGTACCTCTAATCCCTTTTTTTCACGCTCTTCTCGAGCATCCTGCACATGATCTCGAAGTTCGTGACGTTCGCGAGTATCTCCACGTCCAGGATTCCCTCCATCTTATCACCCCCATATTCAGGTAATCAGGGGACTTTATCAATCTTTTCCAGCAGTGGTTGGATTGAGTCCAAAATTATGGTTTACTTTTGCAAAGTAATTTGGCGATGTTACAAAGCCCGCACCGGGACGGGAAAGACATTTATACCCACAGCGTGATTCAGCGACCATGAGGTTCGCGCTCAGGATAGCCTACGATGGGACCGCGTTCTACGGCTTCCAGAGACAGCCCGACGTCAGGACGGTCGAGGGGGAACTGATAAGGGTCCTCTCAAAACTCGGGGTAATAAGCGACGCGGGGAGCTCAAACTTCAAGGGCGCATCGCGGACGGACAGGGGCGTCTCGGCGTTCTTCAACGTCGTGGCCTTTGATACCGAAAATAGACCCGACCTCGTCAGGGCGGAGGTTCTCAACCACCACCTGAGGGACGCCTGGGTTCTGGGCGTTGCGGAGGTTCCGGGGGACTTTCATCCCCGCTTTCGGGCGAGATCGAAGACCTACCGCTATTACCTCGTCGATGAGGGCTTTGACGTTGAGAGAATGGAGGAGTGCGCCGCCCTCTTCGTCGGGAGGCACGACTTCTCGGCCTTCGCGAGGCTGGAACCCGGGAAGGACCCGGTGAGGGAGTTAACGGGGGTCGGGGTTACGAAGCGCCAGGGTTACTACGTGGTGGAGCTCGAGGGACGGAGTTTCCTCTGGGAGATGGCGAGGAGAATCGTGAACGCCCTCCGCTTCTGCGGCCTCGGCCTGATGGAGCCCGAAGAGGTTGAGAAGATGCTCGCCGGTGAATACAGAAAGAAAATACCACCAGCGCCCCCCGAGGGCTTGATCCTCTGGCACATGGAGTATCCAGGGATAAAATTTGAGGTGGACGAGAGGGGACTTAAGAAAGCCCGGCGCGACCTCTTCGAACGCTACTCACGGGCGCTTGCGAGGGCGGCCCTTCTCGGGGACGTCCTCCTCGAGCTCTGAGTCGTAGTACTTCCCGTAGTACTGCTTGAGGGCCTTCTGTCTCTCGATGAAGTGCGTGAAGAGCAGGGGGTCGTCGTCCTGGACGTCAACTATAACGGCCTTCATCCCCTTCTTCGGCCTCAGGGCGCGACCTATAGTCTGGATCGTCATTATGTCGCTCTTCCCGCCTCCGGCAAGGATTATCGCGGAGATCTCGGGTATATCGACGCCCTCCTTGAGGAGCGTGGAGATAAGAACCGGGATCTTACCCTCCTTGAAGTCCTCCAGAATGCCCCACCTGTTGGGGCTCTGAGAACTCAGGAACTCCGCCTTTACACCCTCCTTTTCGAGCATCTCCTTGAGGATCTTGCCATGCTCTATGCGCCTGACGTCTATGAGGACGCGGTGTCCCTTCCTCGCGAGCTCGACGGCCTTCTCCACTATGGCCCGGTTCCTCTCGTCGTTGTTCATCACCATCTCCTCGTAGAGCTCCTTGTAGCGCTCGCTGAAGGACGGCATCTTCGATTCGTAGGTTATCACCTCGAAGCGTGGCCTCGCGAGGAACCGCTCCCGTATCATGTCCTCCGCTTTGACCTCGAATATCGTCGGGCCGACGACGGCCTCTATCTTTATCTCCTCACCGCGAACGCGCCTCCACGGCGTCGCCGAGAGCCCGAAACGGTAGGCCTGGGGGAGCGAAAGGCCGAGCCTGTAGAACTTCTCCGCGGCCGAGGTCCTGTGGCACTCGTCGAACATCACCACCGCGTAGTCGTTCCGGAGCTTATCCGCCCCCCGGGAGAGGAGTGTCTGTATCATGGCGACCGTGACGCCGCGCTCCTCCCACCTGTTGTCCCCCACTATTCCCGGTTCGACGCCCAGGACTTCCCTCACCTTGTCGGCCCACTGGTAGAGGAGCTCCTTGGTGTGAACAACTATCAAGGCCGAGAGGTCGAGTTCGTGGATTATGCGCAGGCCCACCACGGTTTTCCCGCTTCCCACGGGGAGCGATAGAACCCCCATCCTCTCGCGCAGGGCCTTCCTAACGGCACGTTCCTGATAGCGCCTGAGGGCGTAGGCCCCGTTCCACGTGGAGTTGAGCTTTACCCCCCTGACCTGCCGCTCGTCCTTAACCCTGACGCGGTAACCCCTGGAGTTAAGGAACTTCTTGACCCTCGGGAGGAGGCCCACGGGGAATGTCCGCTCGTAGGGGTCGTAGAGGCTCTCGGGCTTCTCCCACTTCCCGAAGTCCTTCCGGTAACTCAACAGGTCGTATATCTTGAAGTAGAGCTGGGGGTCGGCCTTCTCGACCTTAACCAGCGCCGAGCCGTCGGGGATGCGAAGGACCACCATGGGCATGCCAATCAACGGG encodes:
- a CDS encoding transcriptional regulator, whose translation is MMTRRARIIKLLEERDYSPAELSMALGLRGRGAKKVILEDLRAIQRTLKREGKVLLIKPAECRKCGFVFKPEIKIPTRCPRCKSEWIEEPRFKIEVR
- the gatD gene encoding Glu-tRNA(Gln) amidotransferase subunit GatD — translated: MRKVERFMRERNLEVGDYVRIIEKENGNVSVYEGIVMNPYELSSGETLTLKLDNGYNIGILVDQIASVEILKKAAPRGEVEFEEVFPKRPNLPNVAIIGTGGTIASRIDYKTGAVHAAFTAEELAKAVPEIFDIANVTPKLLFNIMSEDMRPEYWARIAHEVAKMLNGGEDGVVIAHGTDTMAYTASALAFMLRDLGKPVILVGSQRSSDRPSSDAAMNLICSVKMATADFGEVAIVMHGETGDTYCLAHRGTKARKMHTSRRDAFRSINDVPIARIWPKGEIEFLRDDYRRRTGDEVWVDDKMEERVALVKAFPGIQPEVIDFFVDNGYRGLVIEGTGLGHVPNYLIDSIKRATEEGVAVCMTSQCLYGRVNLNVYSTGRRLLKAGVIPCEDMLPETAYVKLMWVLGHTDDPEEVRGMMLTNYAGEITPYTRFDTFLR
- the gatE gene encoding Glu-tRNA(Gln) amidotransferase subunit GatE produces the protein MTVAYDYKKLGLKVGLEIHRQLNTKKLFSPVPSELSDEVHFTFRRRLRPTISELGEIDPAALEEFKKGKSYIYEGNYELTDLVYMDEEPPHAPDEEALRVSLQISYLLNATPVDEVHFMRKIVIDGSNVSGFQRTAIVAMNGRVDTPWGSVGIPTICLEEDACRIVERKEREVIYRLDRLGIPLVEISTTPDIHHPEQARAVAKYIGDALRATRKVKRGLGTIRQDLNVSIKGGARVEIKGVQELDMIPLIIEREVQRQLSLLEIRDELRRRGVKAGDLKEEFHDVTEVFKETGSKIVARAIKKGGKVLAVRLPGFRGLIGKEIQPGRRLGTEMADRARKYVGGIFHIDELPNYGITELEVNALIEKLNLGEEDAFVLVAAEEETARKALKEVLRRAKEALDGVPEETRRALPDGNTQYMRPLPGKARMYPETDIPPILVTPEMKEEILKSLPELPQERVERYVKEYGIDRSLAETLVNDERDELFEELIAKGVKPSLAASILVVVLKGLKKEVPIEKISDEHIREAFDLYLGGKIAKEAFEEIFRELALNPEKSAARVAEERGLTLLDEEEVERIIDEVVRANIDVIKAKGMGAMGMVMGRAMARLRGRADGKLVSSLVRRKIQEIAS
- the hmgA gene encoding hydroxymethylglutaryl-CoA reductase (NADPH) produces the protein MNVEEIVDKVANGEIKLHQVEKYTNGDKKLATEIRRKALEKKLGVSLENIGHYSIDPNRLIGKNIENMIGVVQIPMGVAGPLRINGEYAKGEFYVPLATTEGALVASVNRGCSALTAAGGVKTTLIDDKMTRAPLLKCPDARRAREVAEWVKANLDYLQEKAVRKVTRHGKLRGVKPYIVGNNLYLRFEFETGDAMGMNMVTISSEEIMKVIEEEFPDVKYLALSGNLCVDKKPNAMNFINGRGKSIIAEAVIPREIVEEKLKTTPELIAEVNYRKNLVGSAQAGSYGFNAHFGNVVGAIFLATGQDEAQITEGSHGITLAEVTPEGDLYISVTMPSLEIGTVGGGTRVPTQREALSIMGVAGGGDPPGTNARKFAEIVAGAVLAGELSLLAAIAAKHLAKAHAALGR
- a CDS encoding MinD/ParA family ATP-binding protein gives rise to the protein MAVIVVTGRGGAGKTTTTANLSTYLAMREYRVLTVDGDLYLPNLGFHFGLDTVKYTLHSVLKNPDIDPEWAIYKHPETGVHVMPGSTRLQDVLGISPKKLVDLLEGLKYKFGIIFVDSPTGIPFDTLPTFEIANYQLIVVEIERSPIYSFETMVENEIEKLKVLGERYNLNIGVVLNKVRESADVVEKIANAVEDDLDVPVIGWVPFDYRVPESINAGIPIIKYAPKSDAAMAFQEAGEVLEGWIFG
- the tdh gene encoding L-threonine 3-dehydrogenase, which codes for MAEKMPAIMKTKPAYGAELVEVDVPKPGPGEVLIKVLATSICGTDLHIYEWNDWAKSRIKPPQIMGHEVAGEVIEVGPGVDTVEVGDHISAETHIVCGKCYACRHNRYHVCQNTKIFGVDMDGVFAEYAIVPAQNAWKNPKDMKPEYATLQEPLGNAVDTVLAGPIAGRSTLITGAGPLGLLGIAVAKASGAYPVIVSEPSEFRRELAKKVGADYVVNPFEEDPVKFVMDVTDGAGVEVFLEFSGAPKALEQGLKATTPGGRVSLLGLYPRDVTLDMNNLVIFKALEVHGITGRHLWETWYTVSSLIQSGKLNLDPVITHRYKGFDRFEEAFELMRAGKTGKVVFFPHKR